The following coding sequences lie in one Phaenicophaeus curvirostris isolate KB17595 chromosome 5, BPBGC_Pcur_1.0, whole genome shotgun sequence genomic window:
- the FANCF gene encoding Fanconi anemia group F protein has translation MEAVLGQVEQLPALLAVSRSALVRDWDPLTLDRALDWARYFQHLHHRFRSRPRLREAVGRRLRRGQLGFAHLGRCPQLLALALLENRALPPAACRRLLHRLLQPPVRPGEPPPGEPLSLLARRKAAARLLPPPPRGQAEAQLLLRRLREEEEEEGEAAGLLARALEQLPQPRAFEVAAAALLLLVKQEGSSPGGIEATGGGDVAGLLLSWMLENTERFSALCLHLPGSLLASLAGHYSQLSRSYLDLLTSWGSQLLYDPLQGGWVKGRPGKAELSWEELRERFSCLCQGSALLKGQTQAALKLLKARDGDFEVRGLSVWTDLLVEVEEHLKKGAER, from the exons ATGGAGGCCGTACTGGGGCAGGTGGAGCAGCTCCCCGCGCTCCTGGCCGTGTCCCGCTCCGCGCTGGTGCGGGACTGGGACCCGCTCACCCTCGACCGTGCACTAGACTGGGCTCGGTATTTCCAGCACCTCCACCATCGCTTCCGCAGCCGTCCTCGGCTCCGGGAGGCCGTAGGGCGGCGGTTGCGGCGGGGGCAGCTCGGCTTCGCCCACCTGGGGCGCTGCCCGCAGCTGCTGGCGCTGGCGCTGCTGGAGAACCGCGCTCTGCCGCCCGCCGCCTGCCGCCGGCTCCTCCACCGCCTGCTGCAGCCCCCGGTGCGGCCCGGCGAGCCCCCG CCCGGCGAGCCCCTCTCGCTCCTCGCCCGCCGCAAAGCCGCCGCCCGCCTCCTGCCGCCGCCCCCGCGGGGCCAAGCGGAGGCGCAGCTGCTGCTCCGGCGGctgcgggaggaggaggaggaggaaggcgaggcGGCGGGGCTGCTGGCCCGtgccctggagcagctcccccagccccgcgccTTCgaggtggcggcggcggcgctgctgctgctggtgaagCAGGAGGGGAGCAGCCCCGGAGGAATCGAGGCAACAGGAGGTGGAGACGTTGCGGggctcctgctttcctggatgTTGGAGAACACGGAGCGGTTTTCTGCGCTCTGCCTTCATCTCCCGGGCTCCCTGCTTGCCTCCCTTGCTGGTCACTATTCCCAGTTAAGCAGATCTTATCTGGATCTCTTAACGAGCTGGGGAAGCCAATTGCTCTACGACCCCTTGCAGGGAGGGTGGGTTAAAGGTCGTCCTGGCAAAGCTGAGTTGTCTTGGGAGGAGCTGAGGGAGCGCTTCAGCTGCCTCTGTCAGGGATCTGCACTGCTCAAGGGACAAACCCAAGCTGCTCTGAAACTCTTGAAGGCGCGGGATGGAGACTTTGAGGTCCGAGGCCTGAGTGTGTGGACTGACTTACTGGTAGAAGTAGAAGAGCATCTGAAGAAAGGAGCAGAGCGCTAA